A single window of Nicotiana tomentosiformis chromosome 1, ASM39032v3, whole genome shotgun sequence DNA harbors:
- the LOC104085694 gene encoding serine/threonine protein phosphatase 2A 57 kDa regulatory subunit B' beta isoform-like — protein sequence MGGFNGNSPKNSPRSSPRKTYSPKNSPRKTPTTLKQLLLDSRNMSNFLDSETEELLSLITYCSFTYTFTDPQESPSQQDLKRLKLIQLLSIIKTIIQPLDDQVLSPLFKMLSTNLFRPLSPPIYYVASILPDDDDLVSNPTPSWPHLQIVYDIFLRIVTRTSVESLRIYIDHSFLLNLLTLFQSEDQRERDSLKNVFHRIYSKLTFYRPFMRKEMNDVFLHYVFETDQRNPGIGELLEIWGTIINGFSVPLKEEHKLFLVRVLVPLHKPKGMQVYHRQLAYCVSQFVQKEPKLGEVVIRGILRYWPVTNCQKEVLLIGELEELVETLHPQLYKELALPLCTKISKCLNSWNSQVAERALYVWNNEQFWKMASQAMEEVFPILVEGMEKNLEGHWSKSVRQLTENVKGMLEALAPFLYSKCLLQLEIQEAVERIEDMRRKEIWEKLENAAK from the exons ATGGGTGGGTTTAATGGAAATAGCCCAAAAAACTCTCCAAGATCTTCCCCAAGAAAAACATACAGCCCAAAAAACTCTCCAAGAAAAACACCCACAACTCTAAAACAACTCCTTTTAGATTCCAGGAACATGTCAAATTTTCTTGATTCTGAAACAGAGGAATTGCTCTCTCTTATTACTTACTGTTCTTTCACTTATACTTTCACTGATCCACAAGAATCCCCTTCACAACAGGATTTAAAGAGGCTAAAACTCATTCAACTCCTTTCAATAATCAAGACTATCATACAACCACTTGATGATCAAGTACTTTCACCCCTTTTCAAAATGTTGTCCACTAATCTTTTTAGGCCACTTTCTCCACCAATTTACTATGTTGCCTCAATATTACCCGACGACGATGACCTTGTGAGTAATCCTACACCCTCTTGGCCACATTTGCAAATAGTTTATGACATTTTCCTCAGGATTGTCACTAGAACAAGTGTCGAATCGCTCCGAATTTACATTGACCATTCTTTCCTTCTTAATCTCCTCACATTGTTCCAATCTGAAGACCAAAGGGAACGTGACAGCTTGAAGAATGTGttccacagaatttattcaaaaTTAACATTCTATAGACCATTCATGAGAAAGGAAATGAATGATGTATTTTTGCACTATGTTTTTGAGACTGATCAAAGGAACCCTGGAATAGGAGAACTTCTTGAGATATGGGGCACAATTATCAATGGCTTTAGTGTTCCTTTGAAAGAAGAGCATAAACTATTTTTAGTGAGAGTTCTTGTCCCTTTGCATAAGCCAAAAGGGATGCAAGTTTACCACAGGCAATTGGCCTATTGTGTATCTCAGTTTGTGCAGAAAGAGCCAAAGCTTGGTGAGGTTGTTATTAGAGGTATTTTGAGGTATTGGCCAGTAACAAATTGCCAGAAGGAAGTTCTGCTTATTGGTGAATTGGAAGAACTTGTGGAAACTCTACATCCTCAACTGTACAAAGAACTAGCACTGCCTTTGTGCACCAAAATTAGCAAGTGTTTAAACAGTTGGAACTCACAG GTTGCAGAACGCGCATTGTATGTGTGGAACAATGAGCAATTCTGGAAGATGGCATCACAAGCAATGGAAGAGGTTTTTCCAATTCTAGTTGAAGGGATGGAGAAGAATCTGGAGGGGCATTGGAGCAAAAGTGTTCGACAATTGACAGAAAATGTTAAGGGAATGCTTGAAGCTCTAGCACCATTTCTCTATTCCAAGTGCCTTTTACAACTTGAAATCCAAGAAGCCGTGGAACGCATAGAAGACATGAGAAGaaaagaaatttgggaaaagTTAGAAAATGCAGCAAAGTAG
- the LOC138907052 gene encoding probable polyamine transporter At1g31830 produces the protein MVKVGEEDDYASVKNYSGLYGLSINFDRHDVLLQLGLLIYASIICWKPGANYKRLCKLFRDLFRVLAQRSLRGGTGAVPLHRKLRSDGYFYIAKIIGGVWLRLWVQGALAVSNMGMFLAEMSGDSFQLLGMAERGMLPDFFAKRLRYGAPLIGILFSASGVILLSWLSFQEIVAAANFQYCCGMIVEFIAFVKLRIKYPAASRPYRIPLGTVGSILMCVPPTLYILVVMALCTCKVMIVSFLAILVGFILQPCLVCCDKKKWLFLC, from the exons ATGGTCAAGGTGGGAGAAGAAGATGACTATGCAAGTGTTAAGAATTACTCTGGACTCTATGGATTGTCTATCAA TTTTGACAGGCATGACGTCCTATTGCAGTTAGGACTCCTTATATATGCTTCAATTATTTGTTGGAAGCCAGGTGCTAATTATAAGCGACTTTGCAAATTGTTTAGAGATCTT TTTCGTGTATTAGCACAGAGAAGTTTGAGGGGTGGCACCGGAGCTGTTCCGTTGCATCGCAAACTTAGGAGTGATGGTTATTTCTATATTGCTAAGATTATTGGAGGAGTATGGTTAAGATTATGGGTTCAAGGGGCGTTGGCTGTGTCAAATATGGGAATGTTTTTGGCTGAAATGAGTGGTGACTCTTTTCAGCTTTTGGGAATGGCAGAACGAGGAATGCTTCCTGATTTTTTCGCCAAGAGATTGCGTTATGGAGCTCCTCTTATTGGAATATTGTTTTCTGCATCAGGTGTTATACTTCTGTCATGGCTTAGTTTCCAAGAGATTGTGGCTGCAGCGAACTTTCAGTATTGTTGTGGAATGATTGTGGAATTTATAGCTTTTGTGAAGTTACGGATAAAATACCCTGCAGCGTCAAGACCTTATAGGATTCCCTTAGGCACAGTTGGTTCAATTTTAATGTGTGTGCCACCAACATTATATATTCTTGTGGTTATGGCACTGTGTACATGTAAGGTCATGATTGTCAGTTTCTTGGCTATTCTTGTTGGATTTATTTTGCAGCCTTGCCTAGTTTGTTGTGACAAAAAGAAATGGTTGTTTCTCTGTTAG
- the LOC104085696 gene encoding probable polyamine transporter At1g31830 → MGVEDNNTEYSGGSPNVKNCTKVSFIPLTFLIFYGVSGGPFGVEDTVRAAGPLLALLGFLIFPFIWSIPESLITAEMSTMFPENGGYVVWVSTTLGPYWGFQLGWVKWMSGVVDNALYPVLFLDYIKSAVPALANGVPRTIAILAIIIALTYLNYRGLTLVGWVATILGVFTLLPFGIMGLIALPKLEPSRWFVVDLENVQWGLYLNTLFWNLNYWDAVSCMAGEVENPGKTLPKAIFYALPLVVSGYFFPLLFGTGAVPLHRDLWSDGYFSDIAKIIGGVWLRLWVQGASAVSNMGMFLAEMSGDSFQLLGMAERGMLPDFFAKRSHYGTPLIGILFSASGVILLSWLSFQEIVAAENFMYCCGMIVEFIAFVKLRIKYPAVSRPYMIPLGTVGSILMCVPPTFFILVVMALCTFKVMIVSFLAILVGLILQPCLVYCDKKKWLSFSVSSDLVDLQSSYHPVGEA, encoded by the coding sequence ATGGGAGTTGAAGATAACAACACTGAATATTCGGGAGGTTCTCCAAATGTGAAGAACTGCACTAAGGTTTCATTTATCCCTCTCACATTCCTTATATTCTACGGAGTCTCTGGTGGACCATTTGGCGTTGAAGACACTGTCCGTGCAGCCGGTCCTCTTTTAGCACTACTCGGTTTTCTAATCTTTCCTTTTATATGGAGTATACCAGAGTCCTTAATAACTGCAGAAATGAGCACAATGTTCCCTGAAAATGGAGGTTATGTTGTTTGGGTTTCGACGACTTTAGGTCCTTATTGGGGATTTCAATTAGGATGGGTGAAATGGATGAGTGGTGTAGTTGATAATGCATTGTACCCCGTTTTGTTTCTAGATTACATTAAATCTGCTGTTCCAGCATTGGCAAATGGTGTTCCAAGAACGATCGCGATCCTAGCTATAATTATAGCGCTCACTTATTTGAACTACAGAGGTTTAACTTTAGTTGGTTGGGTCGCTACAATATTAGGGGTATTTACACTCCTTCCTTTTGGAATTATGGGACTTATTGCGCTTCCTAAGTTAGAGCCTTCAAGATGGTTTGTAGTGGACTTGGAAAATGTACAATGGGGATTGTATCTAAATACACTTTTCTGGAATTTGAACTATTGGGATGCAGTTAGTTGTATGGCAGGAGAAGTAGAGAATCCTGGGAAAACACTTCCTAAGGCTATATTCTATGCACTTCCCTTAGTTGTCTCTGGCTATTTTTTCCCTCTTTTATTTGGCACCGGAGCTGTTCCATTGCATCGCGATCTTTGGAGTGATGGTTATTTCTCGGATATTGCTAAGATCATTGGAGGAGTTTGGTTAAGATTATGGGTTCAAGGGGCGTCGGCTGTGTCAAATATGGGAATGTTTTTGGCCGAAATGAGTGGTGACTCTTTTCAGCTTTTGGGAATGGCAGAACGAGGAATGCTTCCTGATTTTTTTGCTAAGAGATCGCATTATGGAACTCCTCTTATTGGAATATTGTTTTCTGCATCAGGTGTTATACTTCTGTCCTGGCTTAGTTTTCAAGAGATTGTGGCTGCAGAGAACTTTATGTATTGTTGTGGAATGATTGTAGAATTTATAGCTTTTGTGAAGTTAAGGATAAAATACCCTGCAGTATCAAGGCCCTATATGATTCCCTTAGGCACAGTTGGTTCAATTTTAATGTGTGTGCCACCAACATTCTTTATTCTTGTGGTTATGGCACTGTGTACATTTAAGGTCATGATTGTGAGTTTCTTGGCTATTCTTGTTGGACTTATTTTGCAGCCTTGCCTAGTTTATTGTGACAAAAAGAAATGGTTAAGTTTCTCTGTTAGCTCTGATCTTGTAGATCTGCAGTCAAGTTATCATCCGGTTGGTGAGGCCTAA